The genomic interval TCATGTTCGCCTCGCGCAAGGAGATTCTCGAATACGCCGTCCAGCAGCGCATCCCCTTCCGGGAGGATTCGTCGAACCGCTCGACCAAATACCTGCGCAACAAGATCCGGCTGGGGCTGATTCCCCGCATCCGGGAGATCAACCCCAAATTCACCCTCCTGATGCGCCGCAACCTCGCGCGGCTCACCGACGCGCAGTTGTTCATCAACCACGGCATCGAACGCATCCGCGGAGAGGCCGTCGAGAGCCGCGACGGAATCGACACGATCCGTCCCGAGCGCATCGACCCGGCCTTCCCGCGCGAGTTCGTCATCTACGAGCTGCTCAGCTCGGCCTACGGCTTCAAGGGCGACACGGTCGATGCGCTGTGCCGCGCCCTGGAGCAGAACGCCACGGGAAAGCGCTTCTACGCCCGCGACCGCGTGGCCACGATCGACCGCGGAGCGATCCGCGTGGCTCCGATCGCCCCGGACGACGACTGCCTGACGACCGTCCGCCAGGGCGCCCTGCGCAGCTACTGCGGCAACTCGGCGCTCTACTACGAATACCTCTCCGTTGACGAGGTCAGGACGTTCGACACCCCTCCGAACGTCGCGCTGCTCGATGCCGACAGGCTGAGCTATCCGCTCACGCTGCGCCGCTGGCGCGAGGGCGACCGGTTCATCCCCTTCGGCATGACCGGCAGCAAGAAGGTCAGCGACTTCCTGGTGGACGCCAAGGTGTCGATGCCCGAGAAGCAGCGGCAGTTCGTGCTGCTCTCCGGCGACGAGATCGCATGGCTCGTCGGCCGCCGCATCGACGACCGCTACCGCCTGACGCGCGGCACGGAGAACGTGCTGCGGATCACCAAAGAGATTCTCTGAAAACATGGCAAAAAGCGCACTCAAATTCCGCGACTCGGTCGCCCGGTACGAACAGCTCGCCGCAGAGATCGCGGCCCGGAGGTTCGCTCCCGTTTACCTGCTCATGGGCGAGGAGGGCTACTTCATCGACGCGCTGGCCGAACGGCTCGCCACGACCGTCCTCGACGAGGCGTCGCGGGCCTTCAACCAGATCACCGTCTATGGCCGCGACACCGACGCCGGACAGGTGGTGAACCTCTGCCGGCAGATGCCCATGATGGGACAGTACCAGGTGGTGATCGTCAAGGAGGCGCAACAGTTGCGGGGCATCGAGAAACTCTCGTACTACACGCAGAAGCCCTCGCCCACGACCATTCTCGTCGTCTGCCACAAGGAGAAGAACGCCGACAAGCGTTCGGCCTTCTACAAAGGATGCGCCGCGAACGGCGCGGTGTTCGAATCGGTGCGGCCGCGCGACTACGAGATCGCCTCGTGGTTGCAGCAGTTCGTCAAGGGACGGGGGCTGACGATCGACCAGAAGGCGCTGTCGATGCTCACCGACCACCTGGGGACCGACATCGCCAAGATCTCGAACGAGCTGTGCAAGCTCACCGTCTCGCTGCCCGAGGGGACGAAGCGCATCACCGATGCGGATATCGAGGCCAACATCGGCATCTCGAAGGATTTCAACAACTTCGAGTTGTGCAAGGCCGTCCTCACGCGGGACATGGGCCGCGCGCTGATGATCGCCGACCACTTCGCCCGCAACCCCAAGGACAACCCGCTGCTGCTGACCGTCATGGCGCTGTTCGGGCAGTTCCGCGACCTGTTCGTGGTGAACTACCTGCGGTGGCTCGCACGCCACAAGGGCAAGCCCTTCCCGCCCGATCAGGAACTGATGCGCATCCTGCGCAAGAACAACACGTTCGTCCTCGCCGAAATCAAGCAGAACGCCGCGGCGTGGGACAACCGCAAAGTCTTCGGCATCCTCGGGCTGCTGCGCGAATACGACGCCAAGAGCAAGGGGCTCAATGCCGGCGGCGCGCCGGACGGGGAACTGCTGCGCGAACTGCTGCTGAAAATCTTCTTCGCTTGACGGAGCTCTGCCTATACCAGACCGTGCACGTCGCCCGCGGGCGCGCGCGGAACGTCGCAGCGCATGCGGCGCTGCTCGACGCAGCGTCGCGCGCCCTGTTCGGACGTTCCTATGCACCCGATCCGGCACGGCTCGCAGCCCGCATCGAAGCCCTCGCCGCAGCGGAACGCTACCCGGCAGGCGTCTCGGGTTTCGTACGCCTCGAGCTGACGCCCGAAGGCGGCGAACGGCTGCTCGCGGCCGGCATCTCCCTTTACGACGGATACGCCCTGCGGAGCCTCTCGCCCGCGGCCGTCACGCTCCGCTACGACCCGCTCTGCCCCGAAGCCCCCACCTCGGCCCGGGAGGCCGCGGAACTGCTGGCCGCACGGCTCGCCGCCCTCCGCGGCGCGGCGGCGGCCGTGCGTTGCGACGCGGAGGAGCGGCTGCTCACGGCCGACGGCGCCCCATTGTTCGCCGTGCGCGGACACACGGTGTACACCGCCCCCGCGCCCGCGAGCGTCGAGGGATGCCTGGCGCGCGAAGCAGTCCGGGCGGCCGGACTGACGCTCCGCGAGGAGCCGCTCCGACGCCGCGAGCTGCCCCGGGCCGAAGAGCTGTTCTACGCCGACCACCGGGGCATCACGGCCCTTTCACGCTGCGACGGGCAGCCGCTCATGACACTCGTCGCCGAACGCGTCGCGGAGGCGCTGGAGGGGCTGTTTCCGAAAAAATAGAAACCCGAACGCCCTCCGCCGCCCTATCTTCGGAGCGTCGAACCGGACCCTGCGCCGTGCGGAAAACCGTCCCGGCAGCAAGGTCGTAAAAACGCTTCAATCATGAAAAAATTCCTTCTCTGCTACGCCGTCCTGACGACGGCGCTGCTCGCCTGCGCCTGCCGCTCCTGCCGCCACGCCCGCGGAGAAAGCCGGCGTCTGGCCGACAACCAGACCGCCCTCGCCTCCGAAGTCGAACGCTACCGCACACGGCTGGGCGAGGAGGCCGCCTCGGTGCAGGCGCTCCGCCTCCGCTGCGCCGAGTTCGAGGAGCTGCGCGCGGCCGACGCCGCCCGCATCCGGCAGCTGGGAATCAGGCTGCGCCGGGTCGAAGCCGCGGCGAAGAGCTCGACGCAGACCGCCGTCGTACTCCGCGCGCCGCTGCGCGACACGCTCGTTCCCCGCCGGGCGGCGGTCCCCGCATGGGACACCCTGCGGCGGTTCCGCTGGCGCGATCCGTGGGTCACGGTCGAAGGGTCGATAGGCCGCGACTCGGCCGAATGCCGCATCCGCAGCGTCGATACCCTGCGCCAGGTCGTGCACCGCGTCCCGCGCCGGTTCCTCTTCATCCGCTGGGGCACGAAAGCCCTCCGGCAGCAGATCGTCTCGTCGAACCCCCACACGCGGATCGTCTACACGGAGTACGTCCGCATCGAGCGCTGACCCGCACGCAGCCGCAAGACACACCCGCCGAATAAAAAATCCGCCTGAACCCTTGCCCTTTTCACTTTGTTGCGTATCTTTGTCCGGTATGGAACGGACTGCAATCTTTCCGGGGTCGTTCGACCCTTTCACGCGCGGCCACGCCGCGCTGGTCGAGGAGGCGCTCAACCTGTTCGACCGCGTGGTGATCGGCATCGGCAACAACACGGCCAAGCAGGGGTTGCTGACCGTCGGAAACCGCAAGCGGCTCATCGACGACATCTACGCCCGCAATCCGCGCGTCGAGGCCCGGGTTTACACGGGGCTGACGGGCGAGTTCGCCGAGCAGATGGGCGCCTGCGCCATCATCCGCGGCGTGAGGAACACCACCGACTTCGAATACGAACGCACGATGGAGGCCACGAACCACCGCATCTACCCCGAGATCACGACCGTAATGCTCTTCACCCCTTCGCCCGTGGCGGACATCTCCTCCTCGACGGTCCGCGAGGTGCTCTCATTCGGCCGCACGGTAGAGGAGTTCATGCCCGAAGGAATCGACATAAACAACTACTTGCAATAAGCCTATGATGGAATTCACAGCCGAAATGATCGCCGGGTTTCTGGGCGGCGAAGTCATCGGCGACAAAAACGCCAAAGTGCACACCGTCTCCTCGATCGAGGAGGGGAAGGCCGGATCGCTGACCTATCTGACCAATCCCAAATACGAACCCTTCGTCTATACCACCGGAGCGTCGATCGTACTCGTGGACAGTTCGTTCACGCCTTCGCGCCCGGTCGCCGCCACGCTCGTCAGGGTGGCCGACGCCGGAGCCTGCGTGCTCCGCCTGCTCGAAATGTACAACGCCGCGAAGCCCCGCCGCACGGGGATCAGCCCCCGCGCCTCGGTGGCCGAAGAGGCCGTCGTGGGCGAGGAGTGCTACATCGGCGATTTCGCCGTCGTCGAAGCGGGCGTGCGGATCGGCAGGGGATGCCAGATTTACCCGCAGGTTTACCTCGGGCAGGGCACGACGGTGGGCGACGGCACGATTCTCTACCCAGGGGTCAAGGTCTATGAAGGCTGCACGATCGGCAGCCGCTGCATCCTCCACGCCGGCGCGGTGATCGGCGCCGACGGCTTCGGATTCCTTCCCAACGCCGAGGGGGGCTTCGACAAGATTCCCCAACTGGGCAACGTGGTGATCGAAGACGACGTGGAGATCGGAGCCAACACCTGCATCGACCGCGCCAAAACCGACTCGACCGTCATCCGCCGTGGCGTGAAACTTGATAACCTGATCCAGATAGGACACAACGTGCAGATCGGCGAGAACACCGTTTCGTCGGCGCAGACCGGCATCGCGGGGACTTCGAAGGTCGGGGCCAACTGCTTCCTCGCGGGGCAGGTGGGCATCGCCGACCACGTGACGATCGGCGACCGCGTGAAGATCGGCTCGAAGAGCGGTCTGGACAAGGACGTGCCCGACGGGGAGATCCGCTTCGGCTACCCGGCGCTGCCCGGCATGCAGTACCACCGCGCGGCCAATGTCTTCAAACGGCTTCCCGAGCTGGACAAACGGGTCCTGGCCCTGGAGAAAGAGATTACGGAACTTAAAAAATAACTGACGACCATGAAAAAGATTCTGACACTCGCAGCGGCCGCCGCCGTGCTGTGCAGCTGCGGCAATAACGAAAACCGGTATGTCGTCGAGGGCAATCTCGAAGGCATCAACGAGACGGTCTATCTGTTCGACCGGCAGCAGCAGCTGCTCGACTCGGCCAAGGTAGAGAACGGCGCATTCCGCATCGAAGGCGTGGCCGAAGCCCCCGCGAGCGCCATCCTGACCGACGCCCGCGACATGCGCGGAACGTTCGGCGTCATGCTGATCCTCGAACCGGGCACGATCACGGTGGCCCGCAGCGAGCAGGAGCAGAACGCCCTGTTTGCGACAGGCACCGTATCGAACGACGCCAACACGGCCTACATGACCGCCGGCAGCGAGCTGATCCGCGAATTCCGCGATCCGGAGACCACCGACGAGCGCCGCGAGGCCATCGAGGAGGAGTACGAGGAGCTGGGCAGCCAGGCCCTCGAGCAGAACCGCAACAACTATTTCGGCGTGGTGATGCTCTCGCAGCAGGCCTACGGACTTTCGGGCCAGGAGATTCTGGACGAGATCGCCCTCTTCCCTGCGGAGTTGCAGCAGACCGGGGAAATGACCAAAATCAGGGAGAATGCCGAGCAGAAGCTCAAGACCGACGTGGGACAGCCCTATATCGACGTCGTACAGCCCGACGCCGACGGCAAGGAGGTGTCGCTCAAATCCGTCGTAGAGAACCCGGCGACGAAATACGTCCTGCTCGACTTCTGGGCTTCGTGGTGCGGTCCCTGCATGGGCGAGGTTCCCCACCTGAAGAAGACCTACGGGGAGTTCCACGATAAGGGATTCGAGATCTACGGCGTGTCGTTCGACAACAACCGCGACAAGTGGCTCGCCGCCGTGAAGGACAACGGCATGGACTGGATCCACGTGAGCACGCTCGGCGGATTCGACAACCAGGCGGCCAAGGATTACGCCGTACAGGCCATTCCCACGAACCTGCTGATCGACCGCGAGGGCAGGATCATCGCCAAGAACCTGCGCGGCGAGGCGCTCTACGAGAAGATCGGGGAGCTGCTGAAATAGCCCGTTCCGCCCGACCCTGCGCCCCTCCGGTTCCGGTTCGCCGTCCGGAGGGGCGCTTTTCCGAATCCGTTTCACCGCAAACCGCGCACGCCGTTGGCTGACAAGACATCCTACCGCATCATGGGCATCGACCCCGGCACGAACTACATGGGTTACGGCGTGCTGGAGATCGAAGGGCGCACGCTGCGTCCGGTCGTGCTGGGCGACATCGACCTGCACCGGATCGCGGATCCCTACGCCAAGCTGCGCTACATCTTCGAACGCGTCGGCGCGCTGGTCGATACCTACCGTCCGCAGGAGGTGGCGCTCGAATCGCCCTTCTTCGGCGAGAACGTGCAGTCGATGCTCAAGCTCGGGCGGGCGCAGGGCGTGGCGATGGCCGCCGCGCTGAGCCGCGGCCTCGACGTATTCGAATACGCCCCCATGCGCATCAAACAATCCATCACCGGACGCGGCTCGGCCGCCAAGGAGCAGGTCGCCGCCATCGTCTGCCGCACGCTGGCCGTCGAACGGCCGCCGAAGCGGCTCGACGCCACGGACGGAATGGCCGTGGCCCTGTGCCACTACTTCACGACCTCCGGCCCGATGAACGCCCTGCTGGGAAACGACCGCGTCAAGGGCCTCGGCGGAGGCAAAAAGGCCGCCTCGAAGGGCGGATCGCAAAGCTGGGAACAGTTTCTGAAAAAACACCCCGACCGGGAGATCAAATAATCCGCACCGCAATGCAATAGCAATCAACGCATTGCACCACGGAGACAGAAATTCGGCAATTTTTTCCCGAAATTATTTGCGAGTTTCGGATTTCCGCCGTATATTTGCACTCGCAATTCGGCGCCGTAGCTTAATTGAATAGAGCATCTGACTACGGATCAGAAGGTTACAGGTTTGAGTCCTGTCGGCGTCACAGGAGAGAGAGAGTCCAAAAGGCTCTCTTTCTTGCATTTAGGGAGTGCCCGAAGAAGAAGGAATGGAAATCCGTCCCGCGGCGGACAGGATTCACATTCCGGAAAGGGCCGGAGCAAAAAAACGGAAAAACCGAAAACCGGGAAAGCCCCCGGGAACCGCGCTCAGAAAACCGGAAAGGCCCCGAAGCCGGACGAAGGAACCGGGAGGAAACCCGAAAAAAGGGGATGCCCGACAAAGTCTCCTCCGCAAGCAAAAATCACCCCTGTCGGAGATTGCTCCGACAGGGGTGAACACGTAAGGCCGAACTCGTCGGACTGCCTCTTGTACCGGCAGTTCCGGCCTCCGGCCGGGCTTCTCTACAGATTGCGGGACAAATCGCGGGCCTCCACTCCTTCGAATGT from Alistipes dispar carries:
- the tilS gene encoding tRNA lysidine(34) synthetase TilS — its product is MNLPEAFQRYIDENRLVSHDDRILLTVSGGVDSMVMLSLFTRCGYSVGVAHCNFQLRGAESDEDEVLVEEEAAKYGVPFYNKRFETAAEMERTGESMEMAARRLRYAWFDLLSREHGYTAVAIAHHADDSIETFFINLLRGTGLRGLTGISAQIGKVVRPLMFASRKEILEYAVQQRIPFREDSSNRSTKYLRNKIRLGLIPRIREINPKFTLLMRRNLARLTDAQLFINHGIERIRGEAVESRDGIDTIRPERIDPAFPREFVIYELLSSAYGFKGDTVDALCRALEQNATGKRFYARDRVATIDRGAIRVAPIAPDDDCLTTVRQGALRSYCGNSALYYEYLSVDEVRTFDTPPNVALLDADRLSYPLTLRRWREGDRFIPFGMTGSKKVSDFLVDAKVSMPEKQRQFVLLSGDEIAWLVGRRIDDRYRLTRGTENVLRITKEIL
- the holA gene encoding DNA polymerase III subunit delta, yielding MAKSALKFRDSVARYEQLAAEIAARRFAPVYLLMGEEGYFIDALAERLATTVLDEASRAFNQITVYGRDTDAGQVVNLCRQMPMMGQYQVVIVKEAQQLRGIEKLSYYTQKPSPTTILVVCHKEKNADKRSAFYKGCAANGAVFESVRPRDYEIASWLQQFVKGRGLTIDQKALSMLTDHLGTDIAKISNELCKLTVSLPEGTKRITDADIEANIGISKDFNNFELCKAVLTRDMGRALMIADHFARNPKDNPLLLTVMALFGQFRDLFVVNYLRWLARHKGKPFPPDQELMRILRKNNTFVLAEIKQNAAAWDNRKVFGILGLLREYDAKSKGLNAGGAPDGELLRELLLKIFFA
- a CDS encoding aminotransferase class IV; amino-acid sequence: MTELCLYQTVHVARGRARNVAAHAALLDAASRALFGRSYAPDPARLAARIEALAAAERYPAGVSGFVRLELTPEGGERLLAAGISLYDGYALRSLSPAAVTLRYDPLCPEAPTSAREAAELLAARLAALRGAAAAVRCDAEERLLTADGAPLFAVRGHTVYTAPAPASVEGCLAREAVRAAGLTLREEPLRRRELPRAEELFYADHRGITALSRCDGQPLMTLVAERVAEALEGLFPKK
- a CDS encoding DUF6549 family protein, producing the protein MKKFLLCYAVLTTALLACACRSCRHARGESRRLADNQTALASEVERYRTRLGEEAASVQALRLRCAEFEELRAADAARIRQLGIRLRRVEAAAKSSTQTAVVLRAPLRDTLVPRRAAVPAWDTLRRFRWRDPWVTVEGSIGRDSAECRIRSVDTLRQVVHRVPRRFLFIRWGTKALRQQIVSSNPHTRIVYTEYVRIER
- the coaD gene encoding pantetheine-phosphate adenylyltransferase, translating into MERTAIFPGSFDPFTRGHAALVEEALNLFDRVVIGIGNNTAKQGLLTVGNRKRLIDDIYARNPRVEARVYTGLTGEFAEQMGACAIIRGVRNTTDFEYERTMEATNHRIYPEITTVMLFTPSPVADISSSTVREVLSFGRTVEEFMPEGIDINNYLQ
- the lpxD gene encoding UDP-3-O-(3-hydroxymyristoyl)glucosamine N-acyltransferase, whose translation is MMEFTAEMIAGFLGGEVIGDKNAKVHTVSSIEEGKAGSLTYLTNPKYEPFVYTTGASIVLVDSSFTPSRPVAATLVRVADAGACVLRLLEMYNAAKPRRTGISPRASVAEEAVVGEECYIGDFAVVEAGVRIGRGCQIYPQVYLGQGTTVGDGTILYPGVKVYEGCTIGSRCILHAGAVIGADGFGFLPNAEGGFDKIPQLGNVVIEDDVEIGANTCIDRAKTDSTVIRRGVKLDNLIQIGHNVQIGENTVSSAQTGIAGTSKVGANCFLAGQVGIADHVTIGDRVKIGSKSGLDKDVPDGEIRFGYPALPGMQYHRAANVFKRLPELDKRVLALEKEITELKK
- a CDS encoding TlpA disulfide reductase family protein, producing the protein MKKILTLAAAAAVLCSCGNNENRYVVEGNLEGINETVYLFDRQQQLLDSAKVENGAFRIEGVAEAPASAILTDARDMRGTFGVMLILEPGTITVARSEQEQNALFATGTVSNDANTAYMTAGSELIREFRDPETTDERREAIEEEYEELGSQALEQNRNNYFGVVMLSQQAYGLSGQEILDEIALFPAELQQTGEMTKIRENAEQKLKTDVGQPYIDVVQPDADGKEVSLKSVVENPATKYVLLDFWASWCGPCMGEVPHLKKTYGEFHDKGFEIYGVSFDNNRDKWLAAVKDNGMDWIHVSTLGGFDNQAAKDYAVQAIPTNLLIDREGRIIAKNLRGEALYEKIGELLK
- the ruvC gene encoding crossover junction endodeoxyribonuclease RuvC, with amino-acid sequence MGIDPGTNYMGYGVLEIEGRTLRPVVLGDIDLHRIADPYAKLRYIFERVGALVDTYRPQEVALESPFFGENVQSMLKLGRAQGVAMAAALSRGLDVFEYAPMRIKQSITGRGSAAKEQVAAIVCRTLAVERPPKRLDATDGMAVALCHYFTTSGPMNALLGNDRVKGLGGGKKAASKGGSQSWEQFLKKHPDREIK